In Fusobacterium periodonticum ATCC 33693, the following are encoded in one genomic region:
- a CDS encoding alanine racemase yields MNTSFFVSLDKKALYHNIEYLREYKQKELLPVLKANAYGHNILLIAKALYDYDIKVWAVARYSEAVSICEYFKTLSIDDFKILIFESLIDDYSVLEKYSQICPTLNSIKDLKNALANNVSIDRLSLKIDFGFGRNGIKYEEIDELKNLIKYNSLKFLSIFSHLFSASYTDGLEVIKKFTDLVNKLGKNNFEMIHLQNAAGIYNYDVEIVTHIRTGMLTYGLQEAGFYDLDLKPVFTGLIGYVDSVRYVNELDYVAYQELSSIDPGTKKIAKIKIGYGDGFSKANNKTTCLIKKKEYVISQVTMDNTFIEVDDRVNVGDEVHLYHRPNEIKTKTGFSMLELLIAISPLRVKRIFKGEEN; encoded by the coding sequence ATGAATACTTCTTTTTTTGTTTCACTAGATAAAAAGGCATTATATCACAATATTGAATATTTAAGAGAATATAAACAAAAGGAATTATTACCTGTTTTAAAGGCTAATGCCTATGGTCATAATATACTTTTGATTGCAAAGGCACTTTATGATTATGATATAAAAGTTTGGGCAGTAGCTAGATATTCAGAAGCTGTAAGCATATGTGAATATTTTAAGACTCTTTCTATAGATGATTTTAAAATATTAATTTTTGAATCATTAATTGATGATTATTCTGTTCTTGAAAAATATTCACAAATTTGTCCAACTCTTAATAGTATTAAAGATTTAAAAAATGCTTTAGCTAATAATGTATCAATAGATAGATTGTCATTAAAAATTGATTTTGGTTTTGGTAGAAATGGAATAAAATATGAAGAGATTGATGAACTTAAAAATTTAATTAAATATAATAGCTTGAAGTTTTTAAGCATTTTTTCACATTTATTTTCAGCATCATATACTGATGGTTTAGAAGTCATCAAAAAATTTACAGACTTAGTTAATAAACTAGGTAAAAATAATTTTGAGATGATACATCTTCAAAATGCAGCAGGAATTTATAATTATGATGTAGAAATAGTCACACATATAAGAACAGGAATGTTAACTTATGGTTTGCAAGAAGCAGGATTCTATGACTTAGATCTTAAACCTGTTTTTACAGGACTTATTGGTTATGTTGATTCTGTAAGGTATGTGAATGAGCTAGACTATGTTGCCTATCAAGAACTATCTTCAATAGATCCAGGAACTAAAAAAATTGCAAAAATAAAAATAGGTTATGGTGATGGTTTTTCAAAAGCTAACAATAAAACTACTTGTCTTATAAAGAAGAAAGAATATGTTATTTCACAAGTTACTATGGATAATACTTTTATTGAAGTTGATGATAGAGTCAATGTTGGAGATGAAGTACACTTATATCATAGACCTAATGAAATAAAAACAAAGACAGGTTTCAGTATGCTTGAACTTTTAATAGCTATATCACCTCTGAGAGTAAAAAGAATTTTTAAAGGAGAAGAAAACTAG
- a CDS encoding DUF368 domain-containing protein yields MILLFFKSIIIGIANIIPGVSGGTLAVMLNVYDPITEKIGNFFLVDRKTKFSYFWYLLIVLVGAATGIFLFANIIKYSITNYPKITVSIFTLLILPSIPYIVKGLDYKKKKNILAFCCGAALMIIFILLGLKYGDKTTGAVTIQIAKGVCFTRAYRLKLFICGVIAAGAMIIPGISGSLLLMMLGEYYNVVYLISSLASSLKEKSFSILLPLITLALGVGIGLVAFSKAINYLLKNHKEFTLFFIEGIITFSIIQMWLSI; encoded by the coding sequence ATGATATTACTTTTTTTTAAATCAATAATTATTGGTATTGCTAATATAATTCCTGGAGTATCAGGAGGAACTTTAGCAGTTATGTTAAATGTATATGATCCTATTACTGAAAAGATAGGAAATTTCTTTTTGGTTGATAGAAAGACTAAATTTTCTTATTTTTGGTATTTACTTATAGTATTAGTAGGAGCAGCGACAGGAATTTTCCTCTTTGCCAATATTATTAAATATTCTATAACTAACTACCCTAAGATAACAGTTAGTATATTTACCTTACTTATATTGCCATCTATTCCTTACATAGTGAAAGGACTAGATTATAAAAAGAAAAAAAATATTTTAGCTTTTTGCTGTGGAGCAGCTCTTATGATAATTTTTATTCTTTTAGGTTTGAAATATGGGGATAAAACTACAGGAGCAGTGACTATACAAATAGCTAAAGGAGTTTGTTTTACAAGGGCTTACCGACTAAAATTGTTCATCTGTGGAGTCATTGCTGCAGGTGCTATGATAATACCAGGAATTTCTGGTTCACTATTGCTTATGATGCTAGGAGAATATTATAATGTTGTATATTTAATTTCTTCTTTAGCAAGTTCTTTAAAAGAGAAATCTTTTTCAATATTATTACCTTTAATTACTTTAGCACTAGGGGTTGGAATAGGACTGGTTGCTTTCTCAAAAGCTATAAATTATTTATTAAAAAATCATAAAGAATTCACTTTGTTTTTTATAGAAGGAATAATAACTTTCTCTATAATTCAAATGTGGTTAAGTATCTAA
- a CDS encoding glutaredoxin domain-containing protein, translating into MPKVYGSMLCPDCVEAKEYFEKVNYKYEFVNITESMKNLKEFLALRENRKEFDNAKKFGYVGIPAILTDDNKIILGDEVLQVK; encoded by the coding sequence ATGCCAAAAGTATATGGATCTATGCTTTGTCCTGATTGTGTTGAAGCAAAAGAATATTTTGAAAAAGTTAATTACAAATATGAGTTTGTAAATATCACTGAAAGTATGAAAAATTTAAAGGAATTTTTAGCTTTAAGAGAAAATAGAAAGGAATTTGATAATGCAAAGAAATTTGGATATGTTGGAATTCCTGCTATATTAACTGATGATAATAAAATTATCCTTGGTGATGAAGTTCTTCAAGTAAAATAA